The Pseudomonas chlororaphis subsp. piscium genome contains the following window.
TGGAACAACGGCGGCATTCAATACGCACCACCTGTGCGCTGATGGTTCTATCACCCGGTGGGCCAACCACCGGGTGATGTTCTGTTCCATTATTCCTGGGGCACTTCATGCAAAATTCAATCGGCGCACCAAAGCAGAGGCTCAGTCTCAGCGATCCACGAGTGCGTGCGTGGTTATTCCAGATCGTCACGATTGTCGCGGTGATCTCGCTGGGCTGGTTCCTGTTCAACAACACTCAAACCAACCTCGCGCACCGGGGGATTACTTCCGGTTTCGACTTCCTCGAGCGCAGCGCCGGCTTCGGCATCGCTCAGCACCTGATCTCCTACACCGAAGCGGACAGCTATGCCCGGGTGTTCGTGATCGGCCTGCTCAATACCCTGCTGGTCACCTTCATCGGCGTGATCCTGGCGACCATCCTCGGTTTCATCATCGGTGTGGCGCGCCTGTCGCAGAACTGGATCATCAGCAAACTGGCGACCGTGTATGTGGAAGTGTTCCGCAACATTCCGCCGCTGCTGCAAATCCTGTTCTGGTATTTCGCGGTGTTCCTGACCATGCCGGGGCCGCGCAACAGCCACAACTTCGGTGACACCTTCTTCGTCAGCAGCCGCGGCCTGAACATGCCGGCGGCCTTGATCGCCGACGGTTTCTGGCCGTTCGTGATCGGCTTAGTGGTGGCGATTGTCGCCATCGTGCTGATGTGCCGCTGGGCCAACAAGCGCTTCGAAGAAACCGGCGTGCCGTTCCACAAGTTCTGGACCGGCCTGGCGCTGTTCCTGGTGATCCCGGCGCTGTGCACGCTGGTATTCGGCGCCCCGCTGCATTGGGAAATGCCGGAGCTCAAGGGCTTCAACTTCGTCGGTGGCTGGGTGCTGATCCCGGAACTGCTGGCCCTGACCCTGGCCCTGACCGTCTACACCGCGGCGTTCATCGCCGAGATCGTGCGTTCGGGGATCAAGTCGGTGAGCCATGGCCAGACCGAGGCGGCCCGTTCCCTCGGCCTGCGCAACGGTCCGACCCTGCGCAAGGTGATCATCCCGCAAGCCTTGCGAGTGATCATTCCGCCGCTGACCAGCCAATACCTGAACCTGGCGAAGAACTCGTCCCTGGCGGCCGGTATCGGTTACCCGGAAATGGTTTCGCTGTTCGCCGGTACCGTGCTCAACCAGACCGGCCAGGCCATCGAAGTCATTGCCATCACCATGAGCGTGTACTTGGCGATCAGCATCAGCATTTCCCTGCTGATGAACTGGTACAACAAGCGCATTGCGCTGATCGAGCGGTGAGGAAACGCGCATGAGCACTCATATTTTCAAACCCGACATGCCACCCCCTCACAGCAGCATCGGGATAGTGGCGTGGATGCGGGAACACATGTTCTCCAGCTGGATCAACACCCTGCTGACCCTGTTCGCCTTCTACCTGATCTACCTGGTGGTACCGCCGATCCTCAGCTGGGCGATTTTCGACGCCAACTGGGTGGGCACCACCCGCGCCGACTGCACCAAGGACGGCGCCTGCTGGGTGTTCATCCAGCAGCGCTTCGGCCAGTTCATGTACGG
Protein-coding sequences here:
- a CDS encoding amino acid ABC transporter permease, whose product is MQNSIGAPKQRLSLSDPRVRAWLFQIVTIVAVISLGWFLFNNTQTNLAHRGITSGFDFLERSAGFGIAQHLISYTEADSYARVFVIGLLNTLLVTFIGVILATILGFIIGVARLSQNWIISKLATVYVEVFRNIPPLLQILFWYFAVFLTMPGPRNSHNFGDTFFVSSRGLNMPAALIADGFWPFVIGLVVAIVAIVLMCRWANKRFEETGVPFHKFWTGLALFLVIPALCTLVFGAPLHWEMPELKGFNFVGGWVLIPELLALTLALTVYTAAFIAEIVRSGIKSVSHGQTEAARSLGLRNGPTLRKVIIPQALRVIIPPLTSQYLNLAKNSSLAAGIGYPEMVSLFAGTVLNQTGQAIEVIAITMSVYLAISISISLLMNWYNKRIALIER